The Candidatus Nanohalovita haloferacivicina genome has a window encoding:
- a CDS encoding HAD family hydrolase — protein sequence MSEIAVFDIGDTLVPSHSKINELIQEVIGDAPQMDINKYNVYVPEEMDQWLEENNLEGSGKEITEEYLEWKTQYLQEKMIPKLKKINREYGPIGFISDNSAPAKKFYAENFRESGLEYEGFVVSAEVGVEKPDRKIFETFVEQREEPPEQMTYFGNYVDRDKAAEKVGMNFVWVKQFHSFGSSTEGLQIEKINYENVSRALQEVKK from the coding sequence ATGAGTGAGATTGCAGTATTCGATATTGGCGATACTCTGGTGCCTTCGCACTCAAAGATAAATGAGTTAATACAGGAAGTGATTGGAGACGCCCCGCAGATGGATATCAACAAGTACAACGTCTACGTACCTGAAGAAATGGATCAATGGCTGGAGGAAAACAACCTCGAAGGGTCAGGCAAAGAGATTACAGAAGAATACCTGGAATGGAAGACACAGTACCTTCAAGAGAAAATGATTCCAAAACTGAAAAAGATAAACAGGGAGTACGGCCCGATCGGATTCATCAGCGACAACTCCGCACCAGCCAAAAAATTCTACGCAGAAAACTTCCGCGAATCAGGCCTTGAATACGAAGGATTTGTGGTCTCCGCAGAAGTAGGAGTTGAAAAACCTGACAGAAAAATATTCGAAACCTTTGTAGAACAGAGAGAAGAACCTCCAGAGCAGATGACATACTTCGGCAACTATGTAGACCGAGACAAGGCCGCAGAAAAAGTAGGAATGAACTTTGTATGGGTAAAACAGTTCCACAGCTTTGGCTCATCCACAGAAGGCCTACAAATCGAAAAAATAAATTATGAAAACGTTTCCAGAGCACTCCAAGAGGTGAAAAAATGA
- a CDS encoding ATP-grasp domain-containing protein gives MKLHEQEAKEIIEKHGLKTPEKGLHEDDKEYVVKAQVLANNRKEKGGIRFAKNRKEAEAEKQEMIGGRIDSEEVKNVLVEEQLDFTEEYYVSFMYDTDTRKPAMIFSRSGGTGIEDREAAKLALKDSSQFRFRQFLKEQGFEGKEIVKLGIALQKLFKTFLEEDARLLEVNPLAKTEEGYVVLDAMMDLDDDAKYRHSRDLPERSDLGREKTERELRAEKIDEDDHRGVAGKYTELDGDIGMMLAGGGASLTNMDALIEYGGEPANYTEYGGNPPTEKVYRLSKVIMSKELNGLWHVGGTANNTDILRTMKGFIQALEEERPEYPIVIRRDGPHADEAFELLREKKEELDLNMKLYRNDTPMTKTAETLMDMVEEFKGGRDE, from the coding sequence GTGAAACTCCACGAACAGGAAGCCAAGGAGATAATAGAAAAACACGGCCTGAAAACACCGGAAAAAGGCCTTCATGAAGACGACAAAGAGTACGTTGTCAAGGCCCAGGTACTTGCCAACAACAGAAAGGAGAAAGGCGGAATCAGGTTTGCAAAAAACAGGAAGGAGGCCGAGGCCGAGAAACAGGAGATGATCGGAGGCCGAATCGACTCTGAAGAAGTCAAAAACGTTCTAGTGGAAGAACAACTAGATTTCACAGAGGAATACTACGTATCATTCATGTACGACACAGATACTCGCAAACCAGCTATGATTTTCTCCCGGTCAGGAGGAACAGGAATTGAAGACAGAGAGGCCGCAAAACTGGCTCTGAAAGATAGCTCACAGTTCCGTTTCCGACAGTTTCTGAAGGAGCAGGGTTTTGAGGGAAAGGAAATAGTAAAACTTGGAATCGCACTGCAGAAGCTTTTCAAGACCTTCCTGGAGGAAGATGCAAGGCTTCTGGAGGTCAATCCTCTGGCAAAAACCGAGGAAGGTTATGTTGTTCTGGATGCGATGATGGATCTGGATGACGACGCAAAATACCGACACTCCAGAGATCTGCCTGAAAGATCTGATCTAGGCCGAGAAAAGACGGAAAGAGAGCTCAGAGCCGAAAAAATCGATGAGGACGACCACAGAGGGGTGGCAGGAAAATACACAGAACTTGATGGAGACATCGGCATGATGCTGGCCGGGGGCGGAGCATCACTCACAAACATGGATGCGCTGATAGAATACGGTGGTGAACCTGCAAATTACACGGAGTACGGAGGCAATCCACCGACAGAAAAAGTATACAGGCTTTCCAAGGTAATAATGTCGAAAGAGCTGAACGGCCTCTGGCATGTAGGAGGAACAGCCAACAATACAGATATACTGAGAACAATGAAAGGATTTATACAGGCTCTGGAAGAGGAAAGGCCTGAATATCCTATAGTAATCAGAAGAGATGGACCTCACGCAGATGAGGCCTTTGAACTACTTAGAGAGAAGAAAGAAGAACTTGATCTAAACATGAAACTTTACAGAAACGATACGCCGATGACCAAAACTGCAGAAACACTGATGGACATGGTAGAAGAGTTCAAAGGTGGTAGAGATGAGTGA
- a CDS encoding cob(I)yrinic acid a,c-diamide adenosyltransferase gives MVYTGRGDRGRTDLSSGERVSKSSERIEAYGTVDELNSLTGLCRTYTDEKGGELEEVQNELHILQAELANREPDTKVTEENIDRLEELCDKYQEACPPLRSFVLAGGTKSAAHLHQARSVARRAERRIVELDQDVELREEVLAYINRLSDLFFLMARHENFLEDVEEKSPKY, from the coding sequence ATGGTATACACGGGGAGAGGCGATAGAGGCCGCACCGATCTTTCTTCTGGAGAAAGAGTTTCGAAAAGCAGTGAGAGAATAGAGGCCTACGGAACAGTAGATGAACTAAACTCTCTGACAGGTCTCTGCAGAACATACACTGATGAAAAAGGCGGGGAACTCGAAGAAGTTCAGAACGAACTCCATATTCTACAGGCCGAGCTAGCAAACCGTGAACCTGACACAAAAGTTACAGAGGAAAATATTGACAGACTGGAAGAACTCTGCGACAAATACCAGGAGGCCTGTCCACCGCTAAGAAGTTTTGTACTGGCAGGAGGAACAAAAAGCGCGGCACACCTGCATCAGGCCCGTTCAGTTGCAAGAAGAGCTGAAAGAAGAATTGTAGAACTTGATCAAGACGTAGAATTAAGAGAAGAAGTTCTAGCCTACATTAACCGTTTAAGCGATCTCTTCTTCCTCATGGCCCGGCATGAAAACTTCCTGGAAGATGTGGAAGAGAAAAGCCCGAAATACTAG
- a CDS encoding lipoate--protein ligase family protein yields the protein MHHAIDEVLTEKMNEGELRPTLRFWYRKNPSVPMGRFQAYEDEVEHDYAKEKDIEVVRRVTGGGAMFCEPGNVITYSIYLPVDEVHDDIERSYQELDSFAVEALKSLGVDASYAPMNDIEHPDGKLGGAAQLRKDNAVLHHTTMSYDLDTAEMLRVLRIGKEKVSDKAVKSAEQRVSRISDHADHSREEVIEALIEKFTEDKEREESSLTDEELEEARELAEKKFSTDEWNRKL from the coding sequence ATGCATCACGCAATAGATGAGGTACTGACAGAAAAAATGAATGAGGGCGAGTTAAGGCCTACGCTACGTTTTTGGTACCGGAAGAATCCGAGTGTGCCGATGGGCCGTTTCCAGGCCTACGAAGATGAGGTTGAGCACGACTACGCTAAGGAGAAAGATATTGAGGTTGTCAGAAGGGTTACTGGTGGCGGAGCAATGTTCTGTGAGCCAGGTAACGTGATCACGTACTCGATCTATCTGCCGGTTGACGAGGTTCATGACGATATTGAGAGAAGCTATCAGGAGCTTGATTCTTTCGCAGTAGAGGCCCTGAAATCTCTGGGAGTAGACGCAAGTTATGCTCCTATGAATGATATCGAGCATCCGGATGGGAAGCTTGGCGGAGCAGCCCAGTTGAGAAAAGACAACGCGGTTCTTCACCACACGACTATGAGCTACGATCTAGATACGGCCGAAATGCTGAGAGTGCTCCGTATCGGAAAGGAAAAAGTATCTGACAAAGCCGTCAAGTCAGCAGAGCAAAGAGTATCACGTATATCTGATCACGCAGATCATTCTCGTGAAGAAGTAATTGAGGCCTTGATAGAGAAGTTTACAGAGGATAAAGAACGTGAGGAGAGTTCTCTGACGGATGAAGAACTGGAGGAGGCCAGAGAGCTGGCTGAGAAGAAGTTTTCAACAGATGAGTGGAATAGAAAGCTCTAG
- a CDS encoding lipoate protein ligase C-terminal domain-containing protein: MEKASYKVEDGKMLKLKLEKENTVIKSAELRGDFFLEPAEKLSEIEQALTGISEKASVKDVADRVRNVDVKMIGFNPEDLGKAFEKALGDNRE; encoded by the coding sequence ATGGAGAAGGCCTCGTACAAGGTTGAAGACGGCAAAATGCTGAAACTAAAACTTGAGAAGGAGAACACAGTGATTAAGAGCGCGGAGCTGAGAGGAGATTTTTTCCTTGAACCTGCGGAAAAACTTTCCGAAATAGAGCAAGCATTAACAGGTATAAGTGAAAAAGCCAGTGTAAAAGATGTTGCTGACCGAGTCAGAAATGTTGATGTAAAAATGATAGGTTTTAATCCTGAAGATCTTGGAAAGGCCTTTGAGAAAGCACTAGGTGATAACCGTGAGTAA
- a CDS encoding cation-translocating P-type ATPase: MSDKKWHSKKLDKVLGELGAEKEGLSSSQADERLEKYGKNSIENENSISPVRIFLSQFQDVLVYMLFAAAAVSIGVGILPGEQARITEAGLIVFILVLNGFFGFFQDYRAEKSIKALKEMSNPDTMVLRDGEKREIDSKKVVPGDIIFLEPGTSIPADARLIEAESLSTNESALTGESSEANKSVEVLEEDTPIAETSNMVFKNTNVVNGSGKAVVVGTGMKTEVGGIAEQLNEAEDRLTPFQREVNQLGKRLGYVILGVIGLVTVFQFIFTSAAPLTIFLAALSLAVAANPVGLPAAVTLALAMGSRKMLERNVLVRRLNVIESLGSVDVIITDKTGTLTEEKMTVKKLFFKGETFKASVEDNEKPLFHRHSHETDIDHLRPLIQCGFECNDAEKAPEDEDSKYYGDPTEVALLQTARDAGLSNRSSREKTIPFNSERKRMTVVTENGEAYMKGAPEVVLERCDRILTENGVEELTEDVRETVREKNSEFSSDAMRTLGFAKKQDVESEEAEEIENQMIFLGLQGMIDPPRKEVPEAVQDCRNAGIQVVMATGDDITTAKAIGEETGFNPELSLESSQLQSLEKEEIVDKEIFARVTPEDKVKILKAHQENGSNVAMTGNGVNDAPALKNADIGVAMGERGTDVAQQSSDMIVQDDNFVSIRDAIAEGRGISDNIRKSVNYLLSGNMGEVMIVFFGLIIGGLLFPEVFQSHEEALILTPMMLLWINFISDGFPALALSTDPPMEKIMQETEKYGNKSLMDSSVLKSILYIGALMAAAGLPVFFLALGKNLLIAQTALFSFIILAETARVQVIRNRYGHSILSNNWVLAALGTSLTLQMLLLYTPAAEVFGTASLAANAWLKILAATAGFSVLTAIFSRYNQ, from the coding sequence ATGAGCGACAAAAAGTGGCACAGCAAGAAATTAGACAAGGTATTGGGAGAACTGGGCGCGGAGAAAGAAGGCCTTTCCTCTTCTCAAGCCGATGAAAGACTGGAAAAATATGGAAAGAATAGTATAGAGAACGAAAACAGCATATCTCCTGTCAGAATCTTTCTATCACAGTTCCAGGATGTTCTTGTATACATGCTTTTTGCAGCAGCCGCAGTATCAATCGGAGTTGGGATTCTACCTGGTGAACAGGCCCGAATCACAGAGGCCGGATTAATAGTTTTCATACTTGTATTAAACGGGTTCTTCGGCTTCTTCCAGGACTACAGAGCAGAGAAATCAATCAAGGCCCTTAAAGAAATGAGCAATCCCGACACCATGGTACTGAGAGATGGAGAGAAAAGAGAGATCGACTCGAAAAAAGTAGTGCCCGGAGACATAATCTTTCTGGAGCCCGGAACCTCCATTCCAGCGGATGCAAGACTGATCGAGGCCGAAAGCCTCTCCACAAACGAATCAGCTCTCACAGGCGAAAGCAGCGAGGCCAATAAATCAGTTGAAGTACTTGAAGAAGACACTCCTATCGCAGAAACATCCAACATGGTTTTCAAGAACACGAACGTGGTTAATGGATCAGGCAAGGCTGTAGTAGTTGGAACAGGTATGAAAACGGAGGTTGGAGGCATCGCAGAACAGTTAAACGAGGCCGAGGACCGGCTCACGCCATTCCAGAGAGAGGTCAACCAGCTAGGCAAAAGACTCGGATACGTAATTCTCGGAGTAATCGGCCTGGTAACAGTCTTCCAGTTTATCTTCACATCGGCAGCTCCACTCACAATATTCCTAGCAGCACTCAGCCTCGCAGTAGCAGCAAACCCAGTAGGCCTACCAGCAGCCGTAACACTTGCACTGGCCATGGGATCCAGAAAAATGCTTGAAAGAAACGTACTTGTCAGAAGACTTAACGTAATCGAAAGCCTGGGATCAGTAGACGTAATCATAACAGACAAGACAGGAACACTGACAGAGGAAAAAATGACAGTCAAAAAACTATTCTTCAAAGGAGAAACCTTCAAGGCCTCAGTAGAAGACAACGAAAAACCATTATTCCACCGCCATAGCCATGAAACAGACATCGATCACCTCAGGCCTCTGATTCAGTGCGGCTTCGAATGCAACGATGCAGAGAAAGCACCTGAGGACGAGGACTCAAAATACTACGGCGATCCTACCGAAGTAGCCCTTCTGCAGACTGCCAGAGACGCAGGCCTCAGCAACAGATCCAGCAGAGAGAAAACGATCCCATTCAACTCCGAGAGAAAAAGAATGACCGTAGTAACAGAGAACGGAGAGGCCTACATGAAAGGCGCTCCGGAAGTTGTACTGGAAAGATGCGACAGAATACTTACAGAAAACGGAGTCGAAGAACTTACAGAAGACGTTCGAGAAACGGTAAGAGAGAAAAACAGCGAATTCAGCTCCGACGCAATGCGAACACTTGGATTCGCGAAGAAACAAGATGTAGAGTCAGAAGAAGCTGAAGAAATAGAGAATCAGATGATCTTCCTAGGCCTTCAGGGCATGATTGATCCTCCGCGCAAAGAAGTTCCTGAAGCAGTACAGGACTGCAGAAACGCAGGAATACAGGTAGTAATGGCTACAGGTGACGACATAACTACGGCAAAGGCCATCGGAGAAGAAACAGGTTTCAACCCCGAACTCTCACTGGAAAGCAGCCAACTACAAAGCCTTGAGAAAGAAGAAATAGTGGATAAAGAAATATTTGCACGAGTCACTCCCGAGGACAAGGTCAAGATACTGAAGGCCCACCAGGAGAACGGCAGCAACGTGGCCATGACCGGGAACGGAGTAAATGATGCACCAGCCCTGAAAAATGCAGACATCGGAGTGGCCATGGGAGAAAGAGGCACGGATGTTGCACAGCAGAGCAGCGACATGATAGTCCAGGACGACAACTTCGTCAGCATAAGAGATGCAATAGCGGAAGGAAGAGGAATAAGCGACAACATCAGAAAATCAGTCAACTATCTCCTCTCAGGAAACATGGGCGAAGTAATGATAGTATTCTTCGGCCTTATCATCGGAGGCCTTCTATTCCCAGAAGTATTCCAATCCCATGAAGAGGCCCTGATCCTTACACCGATGATGCTTCTCTGGATCAACTTCATCAGCGACGGATTCCCTGCGCTAGCGCTCAGCACCGATCCACCGATGGAAAAAATTATGCAGGAGACAGAGAAATACGGCAACAAATCCCTGATGGACTCATCAGTCCTCAAATCAATACTGTACATAGGAGCTCTCATGGCAGCAGCAGGCCTTCCAGTATTCTTCCTTGCACTGGGTAAAAATCTGCTGATCGCTCAGACAGCGCTTTTCAGCTTCATAATCCTGGCTGAAACCGCAAGAGTACAGGTAATCAGAAACAGGTACGGCCACAGCATACTCAGCAACAACTGGGTGCTCGCAGCACTTGGCACATCACTAACACTTCAGATGCTACTGCTCTACACACCGGCCGCTGAAGTATTCGGCACCGCCTCACTCGCAGCAAACGCATGGCTCAAAATACTGGCAGCGACAGCAGGATTTTCAGTACTCACAGCAATCTTCTCGAGGTACAACCAGTGA
- a CDS encoding lipoate--protein ligase family protein → MKWRYIPFQHYNPYFKTGLNTALMESVRETEEPVIFLSGWKPNAINLGYSQKFEEEVNQEEFEKRRDVVLVRRQGGGGATYLTQNGEITWGIVAPEEEFPDDVNKIYQQVCGEIAEGLKEIGIDAEHQPINDIVTEKGKISGTTLKRKDGVVYIGGTLLYEVDAEEMFSLLTPDKDKIKDKQIEDFRDRVSSVKKESEASFDETIEALKKGLTKSRKYSVDELKEGEIERAEELADKYSSEDWLYRE, encoded by the coding sequence GTGAAATGGCGATACATACCCTTCCAGCACTACAACCCCTACTTCAAAACAGGCCTCAACACAGCCCTGATGGAGTCAGTCAGAGAGACCGAAGAACCAGTAATATTTCTCTCAGGCTGGAAACCTAACGCGATCAACCTCGGATACAGCCAGAAATTCGAGGAAGAAGTAAACCAGGAAGAATTCGAGAAACGAAGAGACGTAGTGCTGGTAAGACGTCAGGGAGGTGGAGGCGCTACATACCTGACACAGAACGGAGAAATAACATGGGGAATAGTAGCTCCCGAAGAAGAGTTCCCCGACGACGTCAACAAGATATATCAGCAGGTCTGCGGAGAAATAGCGGAAGGCCTGAAAGAAATAGGGATTGATGCCGAACACCAGCCAATCAACGACATAGTAACTGAAAAAGGAAAAATATCAGGCACCACACTGAAACGAAAAGACGGCGTAGTATACATCGGGGGCACTTTACTCTACGAAGTTGATGCAGAGGAAATGTTTTCACTTCTAACACCAGACAAAGACAAAATAAAAGATAAACAGATAGAGGATTTCAGAGACAGAGTTTCATCAGTAAAAAAAGAATCAGAGGCCTCTTTTGATGAAACAATTGAAGCGCTGAAGAAAGGCCTGACCAAGAGCAGAAAATACAGCGTCGATGAACTCAAAGAAGGAGAGATTGAAAGGGCTGAAGAACTAGCAGATAAATATTCTAGTGAGGACTGGTTGTACAGAGAATGA
- a CDS encoding DUF4430 domain-containing protein: MDLKKKLDFIGKKDVFYIFAGLFLLALAASGMQFSNSAPEVTFGEEHVVVNLTVEKPDAVLNENVSVRQNSTVFHVLNSTYDVEYTEYDFGYFVTSINGLSQNDTHSWLFYVDGEMPSTSVDNYRLSDSANVTFRYSAEQPY, encoded by the coding sequence ATGGATCTAAAGAAAAAATTGGACTTTATCGGTAAGAAAGACGTATTTTACATCTTTGCAGGCCTTTTCCTGCTTGCGCTTGCAGCTTCAGGAATGCAGTTCTCTAACTCTGCGCCGGAGGTTACTTTTGGTGAAGAGCATGTTGTCGTGAATTTGACTGTCGAGAAACCGGACGCTGTTCTGAATGAGAATGTTTCTGTAAGGCAGAACTCTACGGTTTTCCATGTCTTAAACAGCACTTACGATGTTGAGTATACGGAGTACGACTTTGGCTACTTTGTAACTTCTATTAATGGTCTGAGTCAGAACGATACTCATAGCTGGCTTTTCTACGTTGATGGAGAAATGCCTTCGACATCTGTTGACAACTACAGGCTCAGTGACTCCGCAAACGTCACGTTCAGATATAGTGCCGAGCAGCCTTACTAG
- a CDS encoding alpha/beta hydrolase — MQKVKFENGRGRKLVGNYHEADSDAGIVMSHGFTGDKHEWGYFDKVAEALNEAGYNVLAFDFSGGGESNKSPITAEKEIEDLDAAIEYIRSRDVERVGLYGHSLGGYISLKNYRSEVKAMVLTAPVTSSIDLSKKNLLWTVLARLVGRVPSVNYWKNKKQLMWIGSKIVDEMKHVDQEELLSEVGCPVLIIHGSEDEVVDLEDSKKAVEKLEAGELKVVEGLTHDYDKNLDEVIEATESWFDENLST, encoded by the coding sequence ATGCAGAAAGTAAAATTTGAGAATGGTCGGGGACGGAAGCTGGTTGGAAACTACCACGAAGCTGACTCAGATGCTGGAATAGTGATGAGTCACGGATTTACTGGCGATAAACACGAATGGGGTTACTTCGATAAAGTAGCGGAAGCACTGAATGAAGCAGGTTATAATGTGTTAGCTTTCGATTTTTCAGGTGGTGGAGAAAGCAATAAATCTCCAATTACAGCAGAAAAAGAGATTGAAGATCTGGACGCAGCCATTGAATACATCCGATCTCGAGATGTGGAGAGAGTTGGTCTATATGGTCACAGTCTCGGCGGCTACATTTCGCTGAAGAATTACAGATCTGAAGTCAAGGCGATGGTATTAACGGCTCCTGTAACTAGCAGCATCGACTTGTCGAAGAAAAACTTGCTCTGGACGGTACTCGCTAGGTTAGTAGGCAGAGTTCCGAGTGTTAACTACTGGAAGAACAAGAAGCAATTGATGTGGATAGGCTCGAAAATAGTAGACGAAATGAAACATGTAGACCAGGAAGAACTCCTCTCAGAAGTGGGTTGTCCTGTGTTGATTATCCACGGCAGTGAGGACGAGGTAGTAGATTTAGAAGACTCCAAGAAAGCTGTAGAAAAACTGGAAGCGGGGGAACTTAAGGTAGTTGAAGGTTTAACTCACGACTACGATAAAAATCTGGATGAAGTTATTGAGGCTACAGAATCCTGGTTTGATGAGAATCTTTCAACGTGA